In Flavobacterium sp. CBA20B-1, one DNA window encodes the following:
- a CDS encoding zinc ribbon domain-containing protein, whose protein sequence is MAKKAETVEEKLRALYDLQLIDSRIDEIQNMRGELPLEVEDLKDEVAGLTTRLEKLTNEVESIEEQVKAKKNEIESHKAAIKKYTDQQKDVRNNREFNSLTKEIEYQTLEIELAEKHIKEFKANIEHKKNIIEQTSDKLALKKEHLKHKENELNGILTETEREEKALLEKSEEFAAAIEDRLLNAYKRIRNSVKNRLAVVSIERGASAGSFFTIPPQVQVEIAARKKIMTDEHSGRILVDAALATEEREKIDAIIKKIK, encoded by the coding sequence ATGGCAAAGAAAGCAGAAACTGTTGAAGAAAAATTAAGAGCGTTGTACGACTTACAATTAATTGATTCTAGAATAGATGAAATTCAAAACATGAGAGGCGAATTACCTCTTGAAGTAGAAGATCTAAAAGATGAAGTTGCCGGGCTTACAACCCGTTTGGAAAAGCTTACCAACGAAGTGGAATCAATCGAAGAACAAGTTAAAGCTAAGAAAAACGAAATTGAATCACACAAAGCTGCAATTAAAAAATATACCGATCAACAAAAAGATGTTCGCAACAATCGTGAATTCAACTCTTTAACAAAAGAAATTGAATACCAAACATTGGAAATTGAATTGGCTGAAAAACACATCAAAGAGTTTAAAGCCAATATCGAACATAAAAAGAACATCATTGAACAAACTTCTGATAAGTTAGCACTTAAGAAAGAACATTTAAAGCACAAAGAAAACGAGTTGAATGGTATTTTAACCGAAACTGAGCGCGAAGAAAAAGCGTTGTTAGAAAAATCGGAAGAATTTGCAGCAGCAATCGAAGACCGTTTGTTGAATGCTTACAAAAGAATTAGAAACAGTGTAAAAAACCGTTTGGCAGTTGTTTCGATAGAGCGTGGCGCATCGGCAGGTTCATTTTTCACCATTCCGCCGCAAGTTCAGGTTGAAATCGCCGCTCGCAAAAAAATCATGACCGACGAGCACAGTGGTCGTATTTTGGTTGATGCTGCTTTGGCAACAGAAGAAAGAGAAAAAATTGATGCAATTATCAAAAAAATAAAATAA
- a CDS encoding Nif3-like dinuclear metal center hexameric protein codes for MKIQQLIPILEEMAPTAYAEDFDNVGLLVGDVSATITGILVCHDALESVVTEAVEKNCNLIVCFHPILFSGLKKITGKNYVERAVIKAIKNNIAIYAVHTSLDNHKMGVNKILCDALGLINTKILIPKQDFIYKLTTFVPRENARQVQKALFKAGAGAIGNYYDCSFTSTGIGSFTGNNESNPVIGSQNVYTEVEETKLEVTFEKHLQNKILKALFDNHPYEEVAYEVTKLENQHQNIGLGMIGELEHEISEIDFLHFVKEKVQTGGIRHSNFLNKKIKKVAVLGGSGSFAITAAKAQKADILITADLKYHDFFQGENSILLADVGHFESERYVKNYIFDYLSKKITTFAIILSNIKTNPVNYI; via the coding sequence ATGAAAATACAACAACTTATTCCGATTTTAGAAGAAATGGCGCCTACCGCTTATGCCGAAGATTTTGACAATGTAGGCTTGCTTGTGGGCGATGTTAGCGCCACAATTACAGGCATTTTGGTTTGTCACGACGCTTTGGAAAGTGTTGTTACCGAAGCTGTTGAAAAAAATTGCAACCTAATTGTGTGTTTTCATCCAATCCTTTTTTCTGGATTGAAGAAAATCACCGGCAAAAATTATGTGGAACGCGCCGTTATAAAAGCCATTAAAAACAATATTGCTATTTATGCTGTTCATACAAGTTTGGACAATCACAAAATGGGTGTAAATAAAATTTTGTGCGATGCTCTAGGGTTGATTAACACAAAGATCTTGATTCCTAAACAAGATTTTATCTATAAACTCACCACTTTTGTCCCAAGAGAAAATGCACGCCAAGTTCAAAAAGCGTTGTTCAAAGCGGGTGCAGGTGCCATTGGAAATTATTACGATTGTAGTTTCACTTCGACAGGAATTGGATCTTTTACAGGAAATAACGAGAGCAACCCCGTAATTGGTTCGCAAAATGTTTATACCGAAGTAGAAGAAACAAAATTGGAAGTTACTTTTGAGAAACACCTGCAAAACAAGATTTTAAAAGCATTATTTGATAATCATCCGTACGAAGAAGTCGCCTATGAGGTTACAAAATTAGAAAACCAGCATCAAAACATTGGCTTGGGAATGATTGGCGAATTAGAACATGAGATTTCCGAAATTGATTTTTTGCATTTTGTAAAAGAAAAAGTACAAACGGGCGGCATTCGTCATTCCAACTTTTTAAATAAAAAAATAAAAAAAGTAGCCGTTTTGGGTGGATCAGGTAGCTTTGCAATTACTGCTGCAAAAGCTCAAAAAGCAGATATTTTAATAACCGCCGATTTAAAATACCACGATTTTTTTCAGGGAGAAAACAGCATTTTATTAGCCGATGTGGGACATTTTGAAAGTGAACGTTATGTAAAAAATTATATTTTTGATTATCTTTCCAAAAAAATTACTACTTTTGCAATTATTTTATCCAACATTAAAACAAATCCGGTTAACTACATATAA
- a CDS encoding DUF6932 family protein, which yields MFLFNNSGLLVPDKKITCTFQEFEKEFVHNIPTPKRQEIFESFVKYNNDFKSVCKLPQLHQWINGSFVTKKSNPGDIDLVTFLDFEIVQRLNKELNDFIFPNSERIYGVDAYIIEIYPETHKNRYRYIADLAYWTDRFSKTRRIRGNKLAKGFLETKF from the coding sequence ATGTTTTTATTTAACAATTCCGGATTATTGGTGCCTGATAAAAAGATCACTTGTACTTTTCAAGAATTTGAAAAAGAGTTTGTTCATAACATTCCAACACCAAAACGACAAGAAATTTTTGAGTCTTTTGTGAAATACAACAATGATTTTAAAAGCGTTTGTAAACTACCGCAATTGCACCAATGGATAAATGGTTCGTTTGTTACAAAAAAATCTAACCCCGGAGATATTGATTTAGTAACCTTTTTAGATTTTGAAATTGTTCAGCGTTTAAATAAAGAATTAAATGATTTCATATTTCCAAATTCAGAAAGAATATATGGTGTAGATGCTTATATTATTGAAATATACCCTGAAACTCATAAAAACAGATACAGATATATAGCGGATTTAGCTTATTGGACGGATCGTTTTTCAAAAACAAGAAGAATCCGAGGTAACAAATTGGCAAAAGGTTTTTTGGAAACCAAGTTTTAA